The Nitrospira sp. genome contains a region encoding:
- a CDS encoding helix-turn-helix domain-containing protein has product MLLDAVTCYRALLARDARFDGRFFIAVSSTRIYCRPICPVKPPRLENCRFYPSAAAAEVDGYRPCLRCRPELAPGNASVDATTRVAQAAASLIEDRALDSDGLVGIASSLGITDRHLRRVFGAEFGVSPIEFAQTQRLLLAKRLLTDTGLPVTEVALASGFGSLRRFNALFRQRYRLQPGQLRRRVNGQAMPVADALSFELSYRPPYDWPAMTAFLGARAIDGVEMLDGPCYRRTVRVTSEGNGHVGWVEIRPSPKKPALHVAVSSSLARVLPPLLARIKTLMDLSCNPTEIAGVLGKLAQRPGIRVLGAFDGFEVAVRAIIGQQVTVAAARTIASRFAAAIGDPLETPFQALTTVFPSAARVADAAVGLIARLGMPAARARSVITLARAVADGGLVLTPHADLDETLERLRTLPGVGEWTAQYIAMRALAWPDAFPHTDLGVMKALKEKNARRVLEAGEAWRPWRAYAVMQLWHSLIKE; this is encoded by the coding sequence ATGTTGCTCGATGCTGTCACCTGCTACCGCGCACTGCTGGCGCGCGATGCGCGCTTCGACGGACGATTTTTCATCGCTGTCTCATCGACGCGTATCTATTGCCGGCCGATCTGTCCGGTCAAGCCGCCCAGGCTCGAGAACTGCCGATTTTATCCGAGCGCCGCTGCAGCCGAGGTTGACGGCTACCGGCCGTGTCTGCGCTGTCGTCCCGAACTTGCACCGGGCAATGCGAGCGTGGATGCGACCACACGCGTGGCACAGGCCGCGGCGAGCCTGATCGAGGATCGTGCGCTCGACTCTGACGGATTAGTCGGTATCGCATCGAGCCTCGGCATCACCGATCGGCATCTGCGACGAGTATTCGGCGCCGAGTTTGGCGTTTCGCCCATCGAGTTTGCCCAGACGCAGCGTCTGCTTCTCGCCAAGCGTTTGCTGACTGATACCGGTTTGCCGGTCACCGAAGTCGCGCTCGCGAGCGGATTTGGGAGCCTGCGGCGCTTCAACGCACTCTTCAGACAGCGATATCGCCTTCAACCTGGACAGTTGCGCCGGCGCGTGAATGGTCAGGCAATGCCGGTGGCCGATGCCCTGAGCTTCGAACTCAGTTACCGCCCGCCTTATGATTGGCCGGCAATGACGGCGTTTCTCGGTGCACGGGCCATTGACGGTGTTGAGATGCTTGACGGCCCCTGTTACCGGCGCACCGTCCGTGTGACATCGGAGGGGAACGGCCATGTGGGTTGGGTCGAGATCCGACCATCACCGAAGAAACCGGCACTCCATGTCGCAGTCTCTTCATCGCTCGCCCGGGTTCTGCCGCCATTGCTTGCGCGTATCAAGACGCTCATGGATCTGTCCTGCAATCCGACAGAGATTGCAGGCGTGTTGGGAAAGTTGGCACAGCGTCCTGGTATACGCGTCCTGGGTGCATTCGACGGATTCGAAGTCGCGGTGCGTGCGATTATTGGGCAACAAGTGACCGTTGCCGCGGCACGGACCATCGCGAGTCGCTTCGCTGCTGCGATCGGGGATCCGCTCGAGACACCGTTTCAAGCATTGACTACGGTGTTTCCATCCGCAGCGCGTGTGGCTGACGCGGCGGTCGGCCTCATCGCGCGTCTGGGGATGCCGGCGGCGCGCGCACGCTCGGTGATCACGCTCGCGCGTGCGGTCGCGGACGGTGGCCTCGTCCTGACGCCTCACGCAGATCTCGATGAAACGCTGGAGCGTTTGCGCACGCTGCCCGGCGTGGGAGAATGGACGGCGCAGTACATCGCCATGCGGGCGCTTGCCTGGCCGGATGCATTTCCTCATACCGATCTCGGCGTCATGAAGGCGCTGAAGGAGAAAAATGCTCGCCGCGTGCTCGAAGCCGGTGAAGCATGGCGGCCATGGCGCGCGTATGCCGTGATGCAGCTCTGGCACTCACTGATCAAGGAGTAA
- a CDS encoding methylated-DNA--[protein]-cysteine S-methyltransferase, which yields MPYYDYYQSPRGRMLLVADDHALTGVYFTGQKYHPRVDKEWKRAGRHAPLCHAKRELSEYFDGRRARFTVKVAPHGTPFQRAVWKAIASVRFGQTIAYAELAQRAGYPGSARAAGAATGRNPISIIVPCHRIVGSNGSLTGYAGGLEKKRALLSLEAQP from the coding sequence ATGCCGTACTACGACTACTATCAGAGTCCCCGCGGACGTATGTTGCTGGTTGCCGATGACCACGCGCTGACAGGTGTCTATTTCACCGGACAGAAGTATCACCCTCGCGTCGACAAGGAGTGGAAACGAGCCGGCCGGCATGCGCCGTTATGCCACGCGAAGCGCGAGCTGTCGGAGTATTTCGACGGCAGGCGGGCGCGGTTTACCGTCAAAGTCGCGCCGCACGGCACACCGTTCCAGCGCGCCGTGTGGAAGGCGATTGCAAGCGTCCGGTTCGGTCAAACCATCGCGTATGCCGAACTGGCGCAGCGCGCAGGTTACCCCGGGAGTGCACGAGCAGCCGGTGCAGCCACCGGCCGCAATCCAATCAGCATCATCGTGCCCTGCCATCGCATTGTCGGCTCGAACGGTTCGCTCACCGGTTACGCTGGCGGTTTGGAGAAAAAGCGCGCCCTCCTGTCATTGGAAGCGCAGCCCTAG
- a CDS encoding VOC family protein: MAGKVYAIPVGYEGATPYLIIHDAVRALEFYGKAFGATEIMRIPTPDGKIGHAEIKIGAAIVMLADEFPDMNCKSPHSLGGSPVSIMVYVQDVDAFVKRAVAAGAKVITPVEDKFYGDRSGSLEDPFGHHWHFATHVEDVPPDEMAKRAVAFMKQQGGA; encoded by the coding sequence ATGGCAGGGAAGGTGTACGCAATTCCAGTGGGCTATGAAGGCGCGACGCCGTATCTCATCATCCACGACGCAGTTCGCGCGCTTGAGTTTTATGGGAAAGCCTTTGGAGCCACTGAAATCATGCGCATCCCAACCCCGGATGGAAAGATCGGACATGCGGAGATCAAGATCGGGGCGGCGATCGTCATGTTGGCCGACGAATTCCCGGACATGAATTGCAAGAGCCCTCACTCGCTCGGCGGTTCGCCGGTGAGCATCATGGTGTACGTGCAAGACGTGGATGCATTCGTGAAACGAGCCGTGGCGGCCGGCGCGAAAGTGATCACCCCGGTTGAGGACAAATTCTACGGTGACCGTTCCGGCAGCTTGGAAGATCCCTTCGGACACCACTGGCACTTCGCCACACATGTCGAAGATGTGCCGCCCGACGAAATGGCGAAACGTGCAGTGGCCTTCATGAAACAACAGGGCGGGGCGTAG
- a CDS encoding thioredoxin domain-containing protein codes for MPTIQNFACLVVGLVVSMGSLVGISDSVGAQTSRSEVSETEFKDLLERILQKHPDIIVRALAQDPVMLADLTERGIELRKTKIEEARWRAELAHPKVPQIAEDRPVRGARQAPVTIVEYSDFECPYCRAAYSTLHEVLTAHGDTVRLVYKHIPLSFHATAEPAARYFEAIALQSEEQAWRFHDIVFQQQRSLSRGVEVLKEIASGLEIDQARLERDLQSDTVTQRIAADRAEAEQFGFDGTPAFVINGVSLIGNHPKQDFDRIIKKMLPDAHAMAR; via the coding sequence ATGCCAACAATACAAAACTTTGCATGTCTGGTCGTTGGGTTGGTGGTGTCAATGGGAAGTCTGGTCGGCATCTCGGATTCTGTAGGGGCTCAGACATCGCGATCCGAGGTGTCTGAGACCGAATTCAAAGATCTCCTCGAAAGAATTCTACAGAAGCACCCGGACATTATCGTTCGTGCGTTAGCGCAAGATCCGGTGATGCTCGCGGATCTGACAGAGCGTGGGATCGAACTGCGCAAGACAAAGATCGAAGAAGCCCGATGGCGAGCCGAGCTGGCGCATCCCAAAGTTCCACAAATCGCGGAGGATCGCCCGGTCCGTGGCGCGCGGCAAGCCCCTGTCACCATCGTAGAGTACAGTGATTTTGAATGTCCCTACTGCCGGGCCGCCTACTCGACGCTGCACGAAGTGCTGACCGCGCATGGGGACACGGTTCGACTTGTCTACAAGCATATTCCGCTTAGCTTTCACGCCACGGCCGAACCAGCAGCCAGGTATTTCGAAGCCATTGCCCTCCAGAGCGAAGAGCAGGCGTGGAGGTTTCATGACATTGTTTTTCAGCAACAGCGGAGTTTGTCTCGCGGTGTCGAAGTCTTGAAGGAGATTGCTTCGGGCCTTGAGATCGATCAGGCGCGGCTCGAGCGGGATCTGCAAAGCGACACGGTGACACAGCGCATTGCGGCTGATCGTGCCGAGGCCGAACAGTTTGGTTTCGATGGTACACCGGCCTTCGTCATCAACGGCGTCTCGTTGATCGGCAATCACCCGAAGCAGGATTTCGATCGCATCATTAAGAAAATGTTGCCGGACGCACACGCGATGGCCAGGTAA
- a CDS encoding VOC family protein: MLMTGYEGAAPYLIINDAAQALEFYAKAFGATEIMRIPTPDGKVGHAEIKIGTAIVMLADEFPDMNCKSPQSLGGSPVSIMVYVQDVDAFVKRAVAAGAKVITPVEDKFYGDRSGSLEDPFGHHWHFATHVEDVPLDEMAKRAETFMKQQGGA; the protein is encoded by the coding sequence ATGTTAATGACGGGATATGAAGGCGCGGCGCCGTATCTCATCATCAACGACGCAGCTCAGGCGCTTGAGTTTTATGCGAAGGCCTTCGGAGCCACGGAAATCATGCGCATCCCGACTCCGGATGGAAAGGTCGGACATGCGGAGATCAAGATCGGAACGGCGATCGTCATGCTGGCCGACGAATTCCCGGACATGAATTGCAAGAGCCCTCAATCGCTCGGTGGTTCGCCGGTCAGCATCATGGTGTACGTGCAAGACGTGGATGCATTCGTGAAACGAGCCGTCGCCGCCGGCGCGAAAGTGATCACCCCGGTTGAGGACAAATTCTACGGTGACCGTTCCGGCAGCTTGGAAGATCCCTTCGGACATCATTGGCACTTCGCCACACATGTCGAGGATGTGCCGCTCGACGAAATGGCCAAACGGGCAGAAACCTTCATGAAACAACAGGGCGGGGCGTAG
- a CDS encoding WD40 repeat domain-containing protein, translated as MMRQLVPRCLQVIATAGMLAIGLVELASLFIPSISAKDLAMATERPSEETKPPTWTIKHRLHHDSGVTTVAMNPSGTEVAAGGILSPLVSIWDVETGRLVRHIKGLKGSTQVLAYSPDGKSFAVGRGMITSADICVFLFQAGTGTILQRLVPPPIATSFASKGVGMVESLQYSPDSQFLAVTFRGGGIGIYEVATGQLIKRKTVYTPSFGALAYSPDGKYLAFGQWKTREGRESEHFWSPMEIQLLDTSAEGGVVKTFPGHTDLTTALAFDPRGHLLASGSTTGQVQESLDPKTNHMVRKQNDDPIRLWDVEAGMLVKELVGHRRRVTSLVFIEDGQILVSGSYDKTIKVWDVPRGTVISTLTGHDDYVASVAVNRNSKYLASGGGAEIKIWQRD; from the coding sequence ATGATGCGACAGCTGGTACCGAGGTGTCTGCAAGTAATCGCGACTGCGGGTATGCTCGCGATTGGTCTCGTCGAACTCGCAAGTCTCTTCATCCCTTCTATTTCTGCAAAGGATCTTGCCATGGCGACTGAACGCCCATCAGAGGAGACGAAACCTCCAACGTGGACCATCAAACATCGGCTGCACCATGACTCAGGCGTTACCACTGTGGCCATGAATCCCAGCGGGACTGAGGTCGCGGCCGGAGGAATTCTGAGCCCGTTGGTGAGCATCTGGGATGTCGAAACCGGCAGGTTAGTTCGTCATATCAAAGGCCTCAAGGGCAGCACGCAGGTCCTGGCCTATAGTCCCGATGGCAAGTCATTTGCGGTCGGACGCGGGATGATTACCTCCGCGGATATTTGTGTCTTTCTCTTTCAGGCAGGCACCGGCACGATCTTGCAACGTCTTGTCCCCCCGCCGATTGCCACCAGCTTTGCCTCAAAGGGCGTCGGCATGGTGGAGTCACTGCAATATAGCCCAGACAGTCAGTTTCTTGCCGTGACTTTTCGCGGAGGTGGAATTGGGATCTATGAGGTGGCAACTGGCCAGCTCATCAAGAGGAAGACCGTGTATACGCCATCGTTTGGAGCCCTCGCCTATAGTCCCGACGGGAAATACCTCGCCTTTGGGCAGTGGAAAACAAGGGAGGGGAGAGAGAGTGAGCACTTCTGGAGTCCTATGGAAATTCAACTCCTGGACACCTCGGCAGAAGGGGGAGTTGTCAAAACCTTTCCGGGCCACACTGATCTGACTACGGCGTTAGCCTTTGATCCGCGAGGCCATCTCCTGGCCTCAGGGTCAACTACCGGGCAAGTACAAGAAAGTTTAGACCCCAAGACAAATCATATGGTGAGAAAACAGAATGATGATCCAATTCGTCTCTGGGATGTTGAGGCGGGCATGCTGGTGAAGGAATTGGTCGGGCATCGTCGGCGCGTCACGTCCCTTGTATTTATTGAGGATGGCCAAATCTTGGTTTCGGGTAGTTACGACAAGACCATCAAAGTATGGGATGTGCCAAGAGGAACAGTAATCTCCACCCTAACAGGTCATGACGACTATGTAGCGTCTGTTGCAGTAAACAGGAATTCAAAATACTTAGCCTCCGGCGGGGGGGCTGAGATCAAGATCTGGCAACGTGATTGA